Proteins encoded within one genomic window of Streptomyces kaniharaensis:
- a CDS encoding bifunctional DNA primase/polymerase yields MEAGSRWTTWWQKRERQRVRPGDADTPAARLDQLLGAVGAGFPLAPAAHPAGYRCSCDRVACPAPAQHPVSFAWQTQATTDPEQVARWLSRDPRANFVTATGRVHDVLDVPAEAGKLALERLTALGVEGPVAAVGEERYLFFTATRGTPQDEDEWWPSALDSTPDTMSEHPGLRWHCRGSYTLLPPAALPDGSQVRWLRGPEQPLPDPLRVLDVLTDACTEVGAVAEEQWLIG; encoded by the coding sequence ATGGAAGCCGGCAGCAGGTGGACGACCTGGTGGCAGAAGCGTGAGCGTCAGCGGGTCCGCCCGGGCGACGCGGATACGCCCGCCGCCCGACTTGATCAGCTGCTCGGCGCGGTCGGCGCCGGTTTCCCGCTCGCACCCGCCGCCCATCCGGCCGGCTACCGCTGTTCCTGCGACCGCGTCGCCTGTCCGGCCCCCGCCCAGCATCCGGTGTCCTTCGCCTGGCAGACCCAGGCCACCACCGACCCCGAGCAGGTGGCCCGGTGGCTCTCCCGCGACCCGCGGGCCAACTTCGTGACCGCCACCGGCCGCGTGCACGACGTCCTGGACGTCCCGGCCGAGGCGGGGAAGCTGGCGTTGGAGCGGCTGACCGCGCTCGGCGTCGAGGGTCCGGTGGCCGCCGTCGGCGAGGAGCGCTACCTGTTCTTCACCGCCACGCGCGGCACCCCGCAGGACGAGGACGAGTGGTGGCCGAGCGCCCTCGACTCCACTCCGGACACCATGTCCGAGCACCCCGGCCTGCGTTGGCACTGCCGCGGTTCGTACACCCTGCTCCCGCCGGCCGCGCTGCCGGACGGCTCCCAGGTGCGGTGGCTGCGCGGGCCCGAGCAGCCCTTGCCGGACCCGCTGCGCGTGCTGGACGTGCTCACCGACGCCTGCACCGAGGTCGGCGCCGTGGCCGAGGAGCAGTGGCTCATCGGCTGA
- a CDS encoding PadR family transcriptional regulator: protein MRSGMRFRGEGPRGGRRRGPGPEFAGMPEGGFEARGAFGGFGPPFGGPGHPMGGPFGHGFGGRGGRRGGPHGRRGGRARRGDVRASLLALLKERPMHGYEMIAEITERTGGAWRPSPGSIYPNLQLLEEEGLIVAEEVGGKRLVSLTEAGRAQAEAGPAEPWAEAGREVDWEAVQEVGQALAAVDQAIRQVMATGTEAQRAKGLAVLNEARKKMYLILAEDD, encoded by the coding sequence ATGCGCTCAGGAATGCGATTTCGTGGGGAGGGCCCCCGCGGCGGACGCCGCCGCGGACCGGGCCCGGAGTTCGCGGGGATGCCCGAGGGCGGTTTCGAGGCCCGAGGGGCGTTCGGCGGCTTCGGTCCGCCGTTCGGCGGTCCCGGCCACCCGATGGGCGGCCCGTTCGGGCACGGCTTCGGCGGTCGCGGCGGACGACGCGGCGGGCCGCACGGCCGGCGGGGCGGCCGGGCCCGGCGCGGGGACGTCAGGGCCTCGCTGCTGGCGCTGCTCAAGGAGCGGCCGATGCACGGCTACGAGATGATCGCCGAGATCACCGAGCGGACCGGCGGGGCCTGGCGGCCCAGCCCGGGCTCGATCTACCCCAACCTCCAGCTGCTGGAGGAGGAGGGCCTGATCGTCGCCGAGGAGGTCGGCGGCAAGCGGCTGGTCTCGCTCACCGAGGCGGGCCGGGCCCAGGCCGAGGCGGGGCCCGCCGAGCCGTGGGCGGAGGCCGGCCGGGAGGTCGACTGGGAGGCCGTTCAGGAGGTCGGCCAGGCACTGGCCGCGGTCGACCAGGCGATCCGTCAGGTCATGGCCACCGGTACGGAGGCGCAGCGCGCGAAGGGCCTGGCGGTGCTCAACGAGGCCCGCAAGAAGATGTACCTGATCCTCGCCGAGGATGACTGA
- a CDS encoding ACT domain-containing protein codes for MAGERDLATLLGGMRPLLNPGRYVYCTLPAKVPAGMRPVVTVAEPEGVTVVVAQEEADALGLRYEYVAAWITLQIHSALEAVGLTAAVAGRLAEEGISCNVVAGFHHDHLFVGADDAERAVRALEELSARSA; via the coding sequence ATGGCCGGTGAAAGAGATCTCGCGACGCTGCTGGGCGGAATGCGCCCGCTGCTCAACCCGGGGCGGTACGTCTACTGCACGCTGCCCGCGAAGGTGCCCGCCGGGATGCGGCCCGTGGTGACCGTCGCCGAACCCGAAGGGGTGACGGTGGTGGTCGCCCAGGAGGAGGCGGACGCGCTCGGGCTGCGCTACGAGTACGTGGCGGCCTGGATCACCCTGCAGATCCACTCGGCGCTGGAGGCCGTCGGACTGACCGCGGCAGTCGCCGGGCGGCTCGCCGAGGAGGGGATCAGCTGCAACGTGGTGGCCGGCTTCCACCACGACCACCTGTTCGTCGGCGCCGACGACGCCGAGCGCGCCGTCCGGGCACTGGAGGAGCTGTCGGCCCGCTCCGCCTGA
- a CDS encoding Prokaryotic metallothionein, with the protein MAICVTCGNDYWLAFEIKTVTGDTYTFDSFECAMEKLAPRCEHCQVRIVGHGVEVAGRFFCCANCARVNGGLGEQIRDAVGAHPA; encoded by the coding sequence ATGGCCATCTGCGTCACCTGCGGGAACGACTACTGGCTCGCCTTCGAGATCAAGACGGTCACCGGCGACACCTACACCTTCGACAGCTTCGAGTGCGCGATGGAGAAGCTCGCACCGCGCTGCGAGCACTGCCAGGTCCGCATCGTCGGCCACGGCGTGGAGGTGGCCGGCCGGTTCTTCTGCTGCGCCAACTGCGCCCGGGTCAACGGCGGCCTCGGCGAGCAGATCCGCGACGCCGTCGGCGCCCACCCGGCCTGA
- a CDS encoding GNAT family N-acetyltransferase — translation MDLRWDLLRPVMCVPYFPTLGPLHPEAVSAELLAEVFAVAGTGEFLPHDKDRRWSDHKDEHVLVDAVIQDQARTLIPTITGRGILRVHLYGAREYRPEAEELAAKLAAGRDAFKARVVWFQDAADPVAASTRVQLRAFDQDAPAVEGIEALGQQPEAIRTTFPEFAEKLAGEGFVFLHSRIDSVGPVLVAVQDERVVGAIGPMETMADPIGRRRLLPQYFGVLPEHRGLGLGRLLWRSAMHWGKECGADYQLLQTAAGGASDRLCQSEGLADLGFVCTTTV, via the coding sequence ATGGATCTGCGCTGGGACTTGCTGCGCCCCGTGATGTGCGTCCCGTATTTTCCGACGCTCGGGCCGCTCCACCCCGAAGCTGTTTCCGCTGAGCTTCTGGCCGAGGTGTTCGCCGTCGCTGGCACTGGAGAATTCCTGCCGCACGACAAGGACCGGCGGTGGTCCGACCACAAGGACGAGCATGTCCTGGTGGACGCCGTCATTCAGGACCAGGCTCGCACACTGATCCCCACCATCACCGGTCGCGGCATCCTGCGCGTCCATCTCTATGGCGCCCGCGAGTACCGGCCGGAGGCCGAGGAGCTGGCCGCCAAGCTCGCCGCCGGGCGCGATGCATTCAAAGCCCGTGTGGTGTGGTTCCAGGACGCCGCCGACCCAGTGGCCGCCTCTACCCGTGTACAGCTCCGTGCCTTCGATCAGGACGCACCTGCCGTTGAGGGAATCGAGGCCCTCGGCCAACAGCCCGAAGCCATCCGGACCACCTTCCCCGAGTTCGCCGAGAAGCTGGCCGGCGAGGGCTTTGTGTTCCTGCACTCCCGGATCGACAGCGTCGGCCCCGTGCTGGTCGCTGTCCAGGACGAGCGCGTAGTAGGCGCAATCGGCCCCATGGAGACCATGGCCGACCCCATCGGTAGGCGACGCCTCCTCCCGCAGTACTTCGGTGTTCTGCCGGAACACCGAGGCCTCGGCCTCGGGCGGCTCCTGTGGCGCTCGGCGATGCACTGGGGCAAGGAGTGCGGCGCCGACTACCAGCTCTTGCAGACAGCTGCCGGGGGCGCATCCGACAGGCTGTGCCAGAGCGAGGGCCTGGCCGACCTCGGATTCGTCTGCACCACCACCGTCTGA
- a CDS encoding radical SAM protein, translated as MHDLIASPFLDEYLLVRPGGRGGLRLPRAKYEDLRPLGTAETAPSWLADAVRAQWADLDVTGRPASDFLLVRQPSTWGYSRASWEINLGCNYKCKHCYLGLKVNSGMPLADKLTCVGIMAEAGVLWLQITGGEPTVDRDFMPSYRRAFELGMMITVSTNASLLWRENLLEMFRECPPYRVTVSMYGATKASYDELTQRQGAWDLFIQGMNAARRARLPLRMSIIVTEDNATEEQAMIDLCEGWSLEYNVFTNMTPTIYGGGETLTAQSKEHLRMRRPFGGCNARHTFFHTDPHGLVSICKIGRDDQISLPAEGIDGLARLGAIADRLMLRTGGCSGCQLSGSCTVCRPLAKHYQEAKAPLASYCQHGIKKAG; from the coding sequence GTGCATGACCTGATCGCCAGCCCGTTCCTGGACGAATACCTGTTGGTGCGCCCCGGCGGCCGGGGTGGTCTCCGGCTCCCGCGGGCCAAGTACGAGGATCTGCGCCCCCTGGGTACCGCCGAGACCGCCCCCTCGTGGCTCGCGGACGCCGTGCGCGCCCAGTGGGCCGACCTGGACGTGACCGGCCGTCCTGCAAGTGACTTCCTGCTGGTCCGCCAGCCCTCCACCTGGGGCTATTCGCGAGCCAGTTGGGAGATCAACCTCGGCTGCAACTACAAGTGCAAGCACTGCTATCTCGGGCTCAAGGTCAACTCAGGTATGCCGCTCGCGGACAAGCTCACTTGCGTGGGCATCATGGCCGAGGCCGGTGTCCTCTGGCTCCAGATCACCGGGGGCGAGCCCACCGTGGACCGGGACTTCATGCCCTCGTATCGTCGCGCGTTCGAGCTGGGCATGATGATCACCGTCTCCACCAACGCCTCGTTGCTGTGGCGGGAGAACCTGCTGGAGATGTTCCGCGAGTGCCCGCCCTACCGGGTCACGGTGTCGATGTACGGGGCGACCAAGGCCAGCTACGACGAGCTGACCCAGCGACAGGGCGCCTGGGACCTGTTCATCCAGGGCATGAACGCCGCCCGCCGCGCCAGGCTCCCACTGCGGATGAGCATCATCGTCACCGAGGACAACGCCACCGAGGAACAGGCGATGATCGACCTGTGCGAGGGCTGGAGCCTGGAGTACAACGTCTTCACCAACATGACGCCGACCATCTACGGCGGCGGGGAGACGCTGACCGCGCAGTCCAAGGAGCACCTGCGGATGCGCAGGCCGTTCGGTGGCTGCAACGCCCGACACACCTTCTTCCACACCGACCCACACGGGCTGGTGTCCATCTGCAAGATCGGCCGTGACGACCAGATCAGTCTTCCCGCCGAGGGGATCGACGGCCTCGCCCGGCTCGGCGCCATCGCCGACCGCCTCATGCTTCGCACCGGTGGCTGCTCCGGCTGCCAGCTCTCAGGCTCGTGCACTGTCTGCCGGCCGCTGGCCAAGCACTACCAGGAGGCGAAGGCACCACTCGCAAGTTACTGCCAGCACGGGATCAAGAAAGCAGGATGA
- a CDS encoding MFS transporter has translation MSEPHAPTAPGRRRRLLVLAICCLSLFIVGLDNTVVNVALPVIRRDLDAPASGLQWIIDAYTLVLASLLMLFGSVADRFGRRRVFQSGLLCFAVGSLLCSLAPSLEWLVAFRALQAVGGSMLNPVAMSIIANTFTDPRERARAIGVWGGVVGISMALGPLLGGFLVDGAGWPSIFLINVPVAVAAILLTARYVPESRAPRPRRLDPVGQLLMIVLLGCGTAAIIEGPGSGWTSPLILALAATALAALIAFPLWERRVAEPLVDPRFFASPPFTGATVTAVCAFAALGGFLFLNTLYLQVVRHYDPVEAGLWTLPMAGMMLVCAPLSGRIVGSRGPRGPLVAAGIGLAASGALLTRLTADSPAVLLLVAYALFGFGFGMVNAPITNAAVSGMPRAQAGVAAAVASTSRQVGQSLGVAVIGTVVTSAVVGPLAAGFAPASHAGWWILVGLGGVILVLGLATTSSWATAGAARVAARLGGDVPLPRAGVREAPPERLR, from the coding sequence GTGTCCGAACCTCACGCCCCCACCGCCCCCGGCCGGCGCCGCCGCCTGCTCGTGCTGGCGATCTGCTGCCTGAGCCTGTTCATCGTCGGCCTGGACAACACCGTGGTGAACGTCGCCCTGCCGGTGATCCGGCGCGACCTGGACGCCCCGGCGTCCGGGCTGCAGTGGATCATCGACGCGTACACCCTGGTCCTGGCCTCGCTGCTGATGCTGTTCGGCTCGGTGGCCGACCGGTTCGGCCGCCGCCGGGTGTTCCAGTCCGGGCTGCTGTGCTTCGCGGTCGGTTCGCTGCTGTGCAGCCTGGCGCCGAGCCTGGAGTGGCTGGTGGCGTTCCGGGCGCTCCAGGCGGTCGGCGGCTCGATGCTCAACCCGGTGGCGATGTCGATCATCGCCAACACCTTCACCGACCCGAGGGAGCGGGCCCGGGCGATCGGCGTCTGGGGCGGCGTGGTCGGCATCTCGATGGCGCTCGGGCCGCTGCTGGGCGGGTTCCTGGTGGACGGCGCGGGCTGGCCGTCGATCTTCCTGATCAACGTTCCGGTCGCCGTGGCGGCGATACTCCTGACCGCCCGTTACGTCCCCGAGTCGCGCGCCCCGCGGCCCCGCCGGCTCGACCCGGTCGGGCAGCTGCTGATGATCGTCCTGCTCGGCTGCGGCACCGCCGCCATCATCGAGGGCCCCGGGAGCGGCTGGACGTCCCCGCTGATCCTCGCCCTCGCCGCGACCGCCCTGGCCGCGCTGATCGCCTTCCCGCTGTGGGAGCGGCGGGTGGCCGAGCCGCTGGTCGACCCGCGGTTCTTCGCCAGCCCGCCGTTCACCGGCGCGACCGTCACCGCGGTCTGCGCCTTCGCCGCGCTGGGCGGCTTCCTCTTCCTCAACACGCTCTACCTGCAGGTCGTCCGCCACTACGACCCGGTCGAGGCGGGCCTGTGGACGCTGCCGATGGCCGGGATGATGCTGGTCTGCGCTCCGCTGTCCGGCCGGATCGTGGGCAGCCGCGGCCCGCGGGGACCGCTGGTCGCGGCCGGGATCGGCCTCGCCGCGAGCGGAGCGCTGCTGACCCGGCTGACGGCGGACTCCCCGGCGGTGCTGCTGCTCGTCGCGTACGCGCTGTTCGGTTTCGGCTTCGGCATGGTCAACGCGCCGATCACCAACGCGGCCGTCTCCGGCATGCCGCGCGCGCAGGCGGGCGTGGCCGCCGCCGTCGCGTCGACCAGCCGGCAGGTCGGGCAGTCGCTCGGGGTGGCGGTGATCGGCACGGTCGTGACCTCGGCGGTCGTCGGTCCGCTGGCCGCCGGTTTCGCCCCGGCCAGCCACGCCGGGTGGTGGATCCTGGTCGGCCTTGGCGGCGTGATCCTCGTCCTCGGCCTGGCCACCACCTCCTCGTGGGCCACCGCAGGTGCCGCCCGGGTCGCCGCCCGGCTCGGCGGCGACGTGCCGCTGCCCCGGGCCGGGGTGCGGGAGGCTCCTCCGGAGCGGCTACGATGA
- a CDS encoding RNB domain-containing ribonuclease, with amino-acid sequence MPRRKLRVKAADSARINAELAELRARLEIHAEWPEAVLAEAEEAAERPRLPEYDATDLPLFTVDPPGSRDLDQAMHLTHRPGGGYRVYYAIADVAAFVRPGGAIDAEARRRVETLYFPDHRIPLHPTRISEDAASLLPGEPRPALLWQLDLEADGAVVLADLRRALVRSHRRLDYAAVQRAVDLGGADEQLALLATVGRLREEQERARGGISLPVPEQEVEETLHGYVLGYRAPGPADGWNAQISLLTGMAAADLMLDAGVGLLRTLPAAPAAAYERLRRIARALDVDWPEGLPYPELIRSLDPDVPLNAAFLNECTGLLRGAGYRAFDESRGLPAPGDPGHAALAAPYAHCTAPLRRLGDRFAQEVCAAVAAGEDVPDWTREALPAVPALMAGGDRRSGEVERACVDLVEAELLAGREGEDFAAVVIDVDEKRPGSGTVQLREPAVRARCESAGGPAALPLGGLIRVRLAAADPATRTVRFAAL; translated from the coding sequence ATGCCCCGCCGAAAGCTGCGCGTCAAGGCCGCCGACTCCGCCCGGATCAATGCCGAACTGGCCGAGCTCAGGGCCCGCCTGGAGATCCACGCCGAGTGGCCGGAGGCCGTGCTGGCCGAGGCGGAGGAGGCGGCCGAGCGTCCGCGGCTGCCCGAGTACGACGCCACCGACCTGCCGCTGTTCACGGTCGACCCGCCCGGATCGCGCGACCTCGACCAGGCCATGCACCTCACCCACCGCCCGGGCGGCGGCTACCGGGTGTACTACGCGATCGCCGATGTCGCCGCCTTCGTCCGCCCGGGCGGGGCGATCGACGCCGAGGCCCGCCGCCGGGTCGAGACGCTGTACTTCCCCGACCACCGCATCCCGCTGCACCCCACCCGGATCTCCGAGGACGCCGCGAGCCTGCTGCCCGGCGAGCCCCGCCCGGCGCTGCTCTGGCAGCTGGACCTGGAGGCCGACGGCGCCGTCGTCCTGGCCGACCTGCGCCGCGCCCTGGTCCGCTCCCACCGCCGCCTCGACTACGCGGCCGTGCAGCGCGCCGTGGACCTCGGCGGCGCCGACGAGCAGCTCGCCCTGCTGGCCACCGTCGGCCGGCTGCGCGAGGAGCAGGAGCGCGCCCGCGGCGGGATCAGCCTGCCGGTGCCCGAGCAGGAGGTCGAGGAGACCCTGCACGGCTACGTCCTCGGCTACCGGGCGCCCGGCCCGGCGGACGGCTGGAACGCCCAGATCTCGCTGCTCACCGGCATGGCCGCGGCCGACCTGATGCTCGACGCGGGGGTCGGCCTGCTGCGCACCCTGCCGGCCGCGCCCGCCGCCGCGTACGAGCGGCTGCGCCGGATCGCCCGCGCCCTGGACGTGGACTGGCCGGAGGGCCTCCCGTACCCGGAGCTGATCCGCTCGCTCGACCCGGACGTGCCGCTGAACGCCGCGTTCCTCAACGAGTGCACCGGGCTGCTGCGCGGCGCGGGCTACCGCGCCTTCGACGAGTCCCGCGGTCTGCCCGCCCCCGGCGATCCGGGCCATGCCGCGCTGGCCGCGCCGTACGCGCACTGCACCGCGCCGCTGCGCCGGCTCGGGGACCGGTTCGCGCAGGAGGTGTGTGCCGCGGTGGCCGCGGGGGAGGACGTGCCGGACTGGACGCGCGAGGCGCTGCCGGCGGTGCCGGCGCTCATGGCGGGTGGGGACCGCCGCTCGGGCGAGGTCGAGCGGGCCTGCGTGGACCTGGTGGAGGCCGAGTTGCTGGCCGGCAGGGAGGGCGAGGACTTCGCCGCGGTGGTCATCGACGTGGACGAGAAGCGGCCCGGCTCCGGCACCGTCCAGCTGCGCGAACCGGCCGTCCGGGCCCGCTGCGAGAGCGCCGGCGGACCGGCCGCCCTGCCGCTCGGCGGGCTGATCCGGGTTCGGCTGGCGGCGGCCGATCCGGCCACCCGGACGGTCCGGTTCGCCGCCCTCTGA
- a CDS encoding DUF3995 domain-containing protein, whose product MGSAVKATGVVVSAALAGVGALHAVWAVTPWPLRTPEEFADTVVGTGDGVPPAAACLAVAGLLGSAAYLVGAEAGVLPPVGPRRLRRAGVRAVSGVMLARGIGGLAVFGNLVERSERFRRLDTRYYSPFCLALAAGAAVVAGAGGE is encoded by the coding sequence ATGGGCAGTGCGGTGAAGGCGACCGGGGTCGTGGTGTCGGCGGCGTTGGCGGGGGTGGGGGCGCTGCATGCGGTGTGGGCGGTGACGCCGTGGCCGTTGCGGACGCCGGAGGAGTTCGCGGACACCGTGGTCGGGACGGGCGACGGGGTGCCGCCGGCGGCTGCCTGCCTCGCGGTGGCGGGGCTGCTGGGGTCGGCCGCGTACCTCGTGGGGGCCGAGGCCGGCGTGCTGCCGCCGGTGGGGCCGCGACGGCTGCGGCGGGCCGGGGTGCGGGCGGTGTCCGGGGTGATGCTGGCGCGCGGGATCGGCGGGCTGGCGGTGTTCGGGAACCTGGTCGAGCGTTCGGAGCGGTTCAGGCGGCTGGACACCCGGTACTACTCGCCGTTCTGCCTGGCGCTCGCGGCCGGGGCGGCCGTCGTCGCGGGGGCGGGTGGCGAGTAG
- the yaaA gene encoding peroxide stress protein YaaA, which produces MLVLLPPSEGKAASGDGVPVALDRLSLPGLTAARGEVLDALVGLCRGDEDAAAEVLGLSPGLRGEIARNAGLPSAGARPAGEVYTGVLFDNLGLASLDEAAYGRAERSLLVFSGLWGAVRITDRIPPYRCSMGVKLPALGALGAYWRSAMASVLPEVADGLVLDLRSSAYAAAWKPAGEVVSRTATVRVLQERNGRRSVVSHFNKATKGRLVRDLLVAGAEPKTPGELMDALLELGHRVELAAEGTARKPWQLDVVVTDVH; this is translated from the coding sequence GTGCTGGTGCTGTTGCCACCCTCGGAGGGCAAGGCCGCGTCCGGGGACGGGGTGCCGGTGGCACTCGACCGGCTGTCGCTGCCCGGGCTGACGGCGGCGCGTGGCGAGGTGCTGGACGCCCTGGTCGGGCTCTGCCGGGGGGACGAGGACGCCGCCGCCGAGGTGCTGGGGCTCAGCCCGGGTCTGCGCGGCGAGATCGCCCGGAACGCGGGCCTGCCGTCGGCCGGGGCGCGTCCGGCCGGTGAGGTGTACACCGGGGTGCTGTTCGACAACCTGGGCCTGGCCAGCCTGGACGAGGCCGCGTACGGCCGGGCGGAGCGCTCGCTGCTGGTGTTCTCCGGCCTGTGGGGCGCCGTGCGGATCACCGACCGGATCCCGCCGTACCGCTGCTCGATGGGCGTGAAACTTCCCGCGCTGGGAGCGCTCGGGGCGTACTGGCGGAGCGCGATGGCGTCGGTGCTGCCGGAGGTCGCGGACGGGCTGGTGCTGGACCTGCGCAGTTCCGCGTACGCGGCGGCGTGGAAGCCGGCCGGTGAGGTGGTGTCCCGGACGGCGACCGTCCGGGTGCTCCAGGAGCGGAACGGCAGGCGCAGCGTCGTCAGCCACTTCAACAAGGCGACGAAGGGCCGGCTGGTCCGGGATCTGCTGGTGGCGGGTGCGGAGCCGAAGACGCCGGGCGAGCTGATGGACGCGCTGCTGGAGCTGGGCCACCGGGTGGAGCTGGCGGCGGAGGGCACGGCCCGCAAGCCGTGGCAGTTGGACGTGGTGGTCACCGACGTGCACTGA
- a CDS encoding bifunctional RNase H/acid phosphatase — translation MAARFIVEADGGSRGNPGPAGYGAVVRDGDTGQIIAEAAEFIGHATNNVAEYKGLIAGLRAARELDPDASVDVRMDSKLVVEQMSGRWKIKHPDMQPLAAEARTVFPRGRVTYTWIPRERNKDADRLANEAMDAGRAGRQWEPKKPPKAVAVDQPPLETIAPKAGWATEADLGTPTTFVLLRHGETPLTPEKRFSGSGGTDPELSEKGRWQAERVAEALAARGSIQAVVASPMRRTRQTAETVAARLGLEVRYEEGLREVDFGAWEGLTFAEVQERHPDDLAAWLGSAKAKPTGSTESFATLTHRAGVARDKILARHPGKTVLVVSHVSPIKTLVRLALGAPPDSLYRMELSAASLCAVQYYADGNASLRLLNDTSHLR, via the coding sequence GTGGCGGCGCGCTTCATCGTCGAGGCGGACGGCGGGTCCCGGGGCAACCCGGGGCCGGCCGGCTACGGCGCGGTGGTCCGGGATGGTGACACCGGGCAGATCATCGCCGAGGCCGCCGAGTTCATCGGCCACGCCACCAACAACGTGGCCGAGTACAAGGGCCTGATCGCCGGGCTCAGGGCGGCCCGCGAACTCGACCCGGACGCCTCCGTGGACGTCCGGATGGACTCCAAGCTGGTCGTCGAGCAGATGTCCGGGCGCTGGAAGATCAAGCACCCCGACATGCAGCCGCTCGCCGCCGAGGCGCGGACCGTCTTCCCGCGCGGCCGGGTGACGTACACCTGGATCCCGCGCGAGCGGAACAAGGACGCCGACCGGCTGGCCAACGAGGCCATGGACGCCGGCCGGGCAGGGCGCCAGTGGGAGCCGAAGAAGCCGCCGAAGGCCGTCGCCGTCGACCAGCCGCCGCTGGAGACCATCGCCCCCAAGGCCGGCTGGGCCACCGAGGCCGACCTCGGCACCCCCACCACCTTCGTCCTGCTCCGCCACGGCGAGACCCCGCTCACCCCCGAGAAGCGCTTCTCCGGCAGCGGCGGCACCGACCCGGAACTCTCCGAGAAGGGCCGCTGGCAGGCCGAGCGGGTCGCCGAGGCGCTCGCCGCCCGCGGCAGCATCCAGGCCGTCGTCGCCTCCCCGATGCGGCGCACCCGGCAGACCGCCGAGACCGTCGCCGCCCGGCTCGGCCTGGAGGTCCGGTACGAGGAGGGGCTGCGCGAGGTCGACTTCGGCGCCTGGGAGGGCCTGACCTTCGCCGAGGTGCAGGAGCGCCACCCGGACGACCTGGCCGCCTGGCTCGGCTCCGCCAAGGCCAAGCCGACCGGCAGCACCGAGAGCTTCGCCACGCTCACCCACCGGGCCGGCGTCGCCCGGGACAAGATCCTCGCCCGCCACCCCGGCAAGACCGTGCTGGTCGTCTCGCACGTCAGCCCTATCAAGACGCTGGTCCGGCTGGCGCTCGGCGCCCCGCCGGACTCGCTGTACCGGATGGAGCTGTCCGCGGCCTCGCTCTGCGCCGTCCAGTACTACGCCGACGGGAACGCCTCGCTGCGGCTGCTCAACGACACGTCGCACCTGCGCTGA